Proteins encoded within one genomic window of Fragaria vesca subsp. vesca linkage group LG1, FraVesHawaii_1.0, whole genome shotgun sequence:
- the LOC101298370 gene encoding uncharacterized protein LOC101298370 produces the protein MGKKRKPITTSLDEVDRSMYASFCSAANSLSQLYTQGMNNQKFSFQAGERHALDKIYQWIRSTQQGGSRVTTDDVLSYLQNELGYCGEEAPQSMLPIVLPVHYQHTHPNVQFINSAFPPSFNDSSMVIPQ, from the coding sequence ATGGGGAAGAAGAGAAAACCCATAACCACGAGCCTCGACGAGGTCGATAGAAGCATGTACGCCTCGTTCTGCAGCGCTGCGAATTCCCTCTCTCAGCTATACACACAAGGCATGAACAACCAGAAGTTCTCCTTCCAAGCCGGCGAACGCCATGCCCTAGATAAAATTTATCAGTGGATCCGCAGTACACAACAAGGAGGATCGAGAGTTACCACAGACGATGTACTCAGTTACCTTCAGAATGAGCTGGGCTACTGTGGAGAGGAGGCACCGCAGTCAATGCTCCCTATAGTATTGCCAGTTCATTATCAGCATACACATCCCAATGTGCAATTCATAAACTCGGCTTTCCCTCCGAGTTTCAACGACTCATCAATGGTCATACCTCAATAG
- the LOC101298655 gene encoding rhamnogalacturonate lyase-like: MPPIGVQLLIQDRHVMMDNGFVQVTLSKPEGIVTGIRYNGLDNLLEIRNEETNRGYWDLVWSEASTGTTGIFDVIKGTEFDVIVENDDQVELSFKRTWDPSQEGKLVPLNIDKRFVMVRGSSGFYSYAIYEHLQEWPAFQLGETRIAFKLRKDKFHYMAMADNRQRYMPLPDDRLPLRGQPLAYPEAVLLTNPIEPELKGEVDDKYQYSCDNKDNRVHGWICTDPPVGLWQITPSNEFRSGGPVKQNLTSHVGPTTLAMFLSAHYTGEDLVPKFTTGEYWKKVFGPVFMYVNSEYAGNDPLVSLWEDAKLQMMIEVQSWPYSFPASEDFPKSGQRGNISGRLLIQDRYISDDYVSANGAYVGLAPPGEVGSWQRECKDYQFWTTTDEDGYFSINDIRTGAYNLNAWVPGFIGDYQYDDVITITSGCEIYMGELVYEPPRDGPTLWEIGIPDRSAAEFYVPDPNSKYINSLFVNHPDRFRQYGLWDRYTELYPDADLVYTVGVSDYSKDWFFAQVTRKKGDNKYQGTTWQIKFKLDDVDQNGTYKLRVAIASATLSELQVRVNNPKANPPLFTSGLIGKDNSIARHGIHGLYWLYKVDIPNSQLVQGDNTIFLTQPRSTGPFQGIMYDYIRLEGPPSASSK, from the exons ATGCCGCCTATTGGGGTGCAATTGCTTATTCAAGATCGTCAT GTAATGATGGATAATGGGTTTGTCCAAGTGACATTGTCAAAGCCAGAGGGAATAGTCACTGGAATACGATACAATGGCCTTGATAACTTGCTCGAGATTCGTAATGAGGAAACTAATAGAGG CTACTGGGACCTGGTTTGGAGTGAAGCGAGTACCGGAACAACAGGAATATTTGATGT GATCAAAGGTACAGAATTTGATGTTATAGTGGAAAATGATGATCAGGTGGAGCTCTCTTTCAAACGAACCTGGGATCCCTCTCAAGAGGGCAAGCTTGTTCCCTTGAATATTGATAAAAG GTTCGTAATGGTTCGAGGTTCTTCAGGCTTCTACTCTTACGCTATCTACGAGCACTTACAGGAATGGCCTGCTTTTCAGCTCGGAGAAACCAGAATTGCGTTCAAACTCAGAAAAGACAA GTTTCACTACATGGCCATGGCGGATAACCGGCAAAGATACATGCCGTTGCCTGATGACCGTTTACCACTCAGAGGCCAACCCCTGGCTTATCCGGAGGCAGTTCTACTCACCAATCCGATCGAGCCTGAACTTAAAGGAGAA GTGGATGACAAGTACCAGTACTCTTGTGATAACAAGGATAACCGGGTACATGGGTGGATATGCACTGATCCGCCGGTGGGATTGTGGCAAATTACACCCAGCAACGAGTTCCGATCTGGTGGACCTGTTAAGCAAAACCTTACCTCTCATGTTGGTCCAACCACCCTGGCG ATGTTTCTAAGCGCTCATTATACCGGAGAAGATTTGGTGCCAAAATTTACAACCGGTGAATACTGGAAGAAAGTTTTCGGCCCTGTGTTTATGTATGTCAATTCGGAATATGCAGGAAATGACCCGTTAGTTTCACTATGGGAGGATGCTAAACTACAA ATGATGATTGAAGTCCAAAGCTGGCCATACAGCTTCCCTGCATCTGAAGATTTTCCCAAGTCGGGCCAACGTGGTAACATTAGTGGTAGACTACTTATCCAAGACAG ATATATTAGCGATGACTATGTATCAGCCAACGGTGCATATGTCGGGTTAGCCCCTCCAGGAGAGGTTGGATCGTGGCAAAGAGAATGTAAG GACTATCAATTTTGGACAACAACAGACGAGGATGGCTACTTTTCTATCAATGACATACGGACCGGCGCTTATAACCTTAACGCATGGGTTCCTGGTTTTATCGGAGATTATCAATATGATGATGTTATCACTATAACTTCAG GTTGTGAGATTTATATGGGTGAGCTTGTGTATGAGCCTCCTAGAGATGGCCCAACCTTATGGGAAATTGGCATCCCAGATCGATCTGCTGCAGAGTTTTACGTTCCTGATCCTAATTCCAAGTACATTAACAGTCTGTTTGTCAATCATCCGGACAG GTTTAGGCAGTATGGACTGTGGGATAGATACACAGAGTTATATCCTGATGCGGACTTGGTTTACACGGTTGGTGTTAGTGACTATAGCAAAGACTGGTTTTTTGCTCAGGTTACCAG GAAGAAAGGTGACAATAAGTATCAAGGAACAACTTGGCAAATCAAATTCAAGCTGGATGATGTAGACCAGAATGGCACCTATAAGCTGAGAGTAGCAATTGCATCTGCAACTCTTTCGGAATTACAG GTTCGAGTAAACAACCCAAAGGCGAATCCTCCTCTATTCACAAGTGGTTTGATAGGGAAAGACAATTCCATTGCAAGACATGGAATCCACGGGCTCTATTGGCTTTACAAGGTCGATATACCGAATTCTCAGCTTGTTCAGGGAGACAATACTATCTTTCTAACTCAACCAAGAAGCACTGGTCCTTTTCAAGGGATCATGTATGACTATATTCGCTTAGAAGGTCCGCCATCTGCAAGTTCCAAATAA